The segment ATTTTTCAGGTTGTGGTACGCCAAACAGCGCATCAATTTCAGGCATGACAACCGATAAAGCACCACATTGGCGCAGTACCGTAAGAAATACTTGTGGATCATCACTAGAGAGTGATTTCTCCCACTCTTTCCATACCCGCTCAGGTGTGAGACTTTCTAATTCACCACTGATCACCATCTCTTGCATTAACGCGATAGTTTCAGGTGCGACAGTAAAACCTAAATGAGCAAAACGCGCGGCAAAACGAGCAACACGTAAGACACGTAAAGGATCTTCACTAAATGCAGGGGAGACGTGACGTAAAATTTTATCGTGAAGATCTTGTTGACCATGGTAAGGATCAATTAACTCACCCGTTGGTGCTTGAGCTATCGCATTGATGGTAAGATCACGGCGCTGTAAATCTTGTTCAAGTGTTACATCCGGTGCAGAATAACAAACAAAGCCAGTATAACCATGACCTGATTTTCGCTCGGTTCGAGCTAGAGCATGTTCCTGTTTCGTTTTTGGGTGAAGAAAAACAGGAAAGTCACTGCCTATTTGTTCAAATCCTGCAGCTAGCATTGCTTCAGGTGTTGTGCCAACCACAACCCAGTCTTTATCTGTTACCGTAAGGTTTAATAAGGTGTCACGAACGGCACCACCAACAAGATAGGTTTGCAATGAAAGCTCCTTATATTTGAAACAAATGAGACGAATCTCTACCGATTTTAGTTAAAAACTGACCATAATACTGTATTCAGTGTGAACTTGGTCTATGCGCTACTGCTTGGCAGTATACAATAACCCAATCAATACCCATGATAATAAATACCGCAATGTTGACGGGTATTTTAGAACAAAAGAGCATTTAACCTTGTTTTACGGTTATCACTTATTTTAAGCATCAGAGTATTTTTATGTATCAGGACTTTTTCGGGATCACTGAAGCGCCTTTTTCTATTGTCCCCAGCGCACGCTTTTTATATCTCAGTGAACGACATCGAGAAGCATTGACACATATGTTGTCAGGATTAACCGATGGTGGTGGTTTTGGTTTATTAACGGGAGAGGTTGGTACCGGTAAAACAACCGTACTACGTGCGATGATTTCCCGATTGTCACACCAAACACAAGTTGCTGTTATTTTAAACCCAGCGTTATCTGCTCATGATTTATTAGCTGCGATTTGTGATGAGTTAGGCTTACATTATCAATCCGACGCGAGCTTTAAACAGTTAACAGATATCATTTATCGCCATTTAATTGCGAATCATGCTGAAGGTCGACAAACATTGCTGCTGGTGGATGAAGCACAGCACCTTATGCCTGATGTATTAGAACAATTACGCTTATTGACCAACTTAGAAACAGACAGCAGAAAACTGCTTAAGGTTGTATTAATTGGTCAGCCTGAATTACAGCAATTATTGCAACAAGAGCGTTTACGTCAGCTTGCTCAACGTATAACTTCTCGTTATCACCTGTTGCCCTTAACCGAAACGGAAGTGAGTGAGTATATTCACTATCGTTTAACTGCTGTCGATTGTTTATATCCTGTATTTGATGCAAGTAGCATCAAATATATTGCGAAAGAAACCCAAGGTATTCCGCGCTTAATTAATCTTGTGTGTGATAAGTCGATGCAATTGGCTTGTCAAGCCGGTACGCATCAAGTGACTAAAACAATGGCGGTTCAAGCGTGTGAAGATATTTTAAGTTGGCAAGTCCCTGTTCAGTCAAAAGCGCGCTCAAAAGGAGCTAAAACTGCGGCATCATGGCTTCCATGGGGAGTTGCTATGACATTATGCTCAACTTTAGTGATAGGGGTATGGCATTATTGGCCATTACCTGTCGCGCCAGTTGCATCACCGATAGCACCGAACCATTCGTCATACGCTGCGGTAAATTTGTCAGCCGTTGAAACATCGAGTGAGCTGCAAAATCAGAAAATAACAACAGCCTTAAATCCTCCGGAAAATACCCAAGAGCGTTTAGCTAAACTGATTGATGCGAGTCGTAAAGAGCGAACTTCGATGCAAACGTTATATCGTTTATGGGGCTTTGATACCGCATTAAATCAAGCAACATGTGCTACCAGTTCGCGGATCAACTTAGCGTGTTTTAGTGGTAAAGCGACATTAGCAAAATTAGGCTTAATTAACCGTCCTGTGATCGTAACTTTAAAAGATGGCGCGCAGAAGCCTTTTTACGCGGTGTTATACGCGATTACCGATGATCGTATTGAATTACTCTTAGGGAAAGAGCGAATTTCGGTGACACCAAAATGGTTTGAATCACGTTGGGGTGGGCAATTTAGTTTATTGTGGCGCCCACCATTAGGTGATAAAACCAGTATTCGTTTTGGACAGAATGGTCCACGCGTTGCGTGGCTTGATCAACAGTTGAATGATTTTCTTGGTGAGGAGTCGCCAAGAAAAGGCTATTTTGATCAATCAATATTAGATAAATTGCGTCGTTTCCAACGTTCACAAGATTTAGCGGCTGATGGGATAGCAGGGCCAATGACACTTATGGTGCTGGATTCTGCGATGAACCTACCTGGGCCAACGTTACAGCCGGAGCACAGCTAATGTCTCAATTGCTAGATAGTTTAAAACAATCAGATAATAAAAATACGGATCAGTCTGAACGAGAAGCGGGTCAAGGAACCGTTAAAGTTGTGCATCCAATGCGAAGTGTTAAAGCTCAGAAAATGTCGACATCATGGGCATGGCCACTTGTTATTGCATTACTTCCTGCGGCTTCTATTGTTGGATATAAGTTTTATCAGCAAGCCAAATATGAGCAGGTTCAAACAACAGCGCTGAGTGCACCGTTAAAGCAAGTACCTCAATCGCAACCCTCGACATCAACATATGATCAGCGAGTATTGCAAGCGCCAGCAGAGAGCCGTCAGGCGACAGTATTATCACCAAATAAAGACGTCGTTTTTCTGGATTATCCTCAATTGGTGACAGAGCCTCTTCCTGTTGGTGATAGCCTGTATTCAGCCGCGCCTGCTTATCAAGATTATGAAGTTTCAACGCCAACTAAACCTTATTCAGCCGACGCTTCTACAGATAGTTATGCCCCGGTAACTAAACCAGCAGCAAAGCAATCTGGAGATCAAGATCCATATCAACTGGATAATTTAGATCTTTCTGGGTTATCACCTAAGTTAGCCGCTCAGCTTAAATCCGCGATTGTGGCAACAGATGGCGAAAGTTATCAAGATAATGAACTGGATCGCAGTGGGGATGAAGTCGATGCTCAACCTGTAGTTAAAGCGTCTAAACAATCACAAAGTAAAGTGATCCCAATTGGCTTGCTACCATCATCGATTCAAAACCAATTACCTAAAATGAACTTTGAGCAGCATATCTATTCTTCAGCTCCTGCTAAACGTTGGGTTAAGGTCAATGGTAAAGAATTGCATGAAGGCGACAGTATTGCGCCAGGCGTCAAATTAGCCCGTATAGAGTCACGTGATGTGGTATTAAAATTTGATGGTTATGAAATCAGTATGCCAGCATTATCAGAGTGGTAATGCGCGCTGACAATAGATAATAAAAAAGGCAGCTAAGCTGCCTTTTTTGATCCAGATATTGAGACCTCTGCCTCTTTGAGCATTAAGCCCAACCGTTATTTCGTTTACGACGGCGTGGGATAAGGTGAGGTAGCACAAGACCAAATAATAAGCCTGCACCTGCAACAAGACCACCATAAGTGAACCACTTCATTAAAAGGTCGTCTTTTTGGGTATCAATTTTTGCGCGAAGTTCACGGATTTGATCTTGAGATGAAGATAACTCGCTTTGCAGCTTATTATTGCGTGTTTCTAGATCATTAATCTGTGTATTACGTTGAGCTAATGTGTTTTTAAGCCCTGCGTTTTGACTATCGCTTGAAGTAAGCGCTTCAGCAAGTTTAGCCTTCACTTCTGTTAATTCAGTTTGTAGCGCAGGAACGCGCTCTTTTAGGCCAATTTCAGTTGAAACAAATTTTGAATCGACCCAACCACTACGACCACGGTCATCAGTAATTTGACTAAAGCCTGCTGCTTTATTGGTATTGATTAGGGTGATTTTGCTTCCTGCATCAATACTGCCAATAATGCGGTATTGTGTGCCGGGGCCTGAATGCATGTAAGTAAATAGGTTGTCGGAGATATAACGAACTTGTGCTGCATTTGCAACGGGCGTTATTACCGCACAAATAAGTAAACAAAGACTAATGAGGTACTTCACAATCTGATCCTTGGGGAGTCTTGATTTTGTTAAGGTCGTTGATAGTAAGAATTTTGGAAGGAAGGTGCAAGAAAAGAGGGAGGCTAAGCCTCCCTCTTTTGAACCTGTGCCACTATTTAACCAAATACGGCTTGCATAATGTAGAAGAAAATGACAGCAAGTAGTGCACCTGCTGGCAGAGTTACTACCCATGATGCAACGATGTTACGAACAACACCAAGATTCAATGCTGCAATACCACGAGCAAAGCCCACACCTAAAACTGCACCAACAAGTGTTTGTGTCGTTGAAATAGGTAAACCTGTACCTGATGCCAGCACAACAGTCGATGCTGTTGCTAGCTGAGCAGCAAAACCACGGCTTGGGGTTAGTTCTGTGATACCTGTGCCTACGGTAGCCATTACTTTATGACCTAGAGTCGCAAGGCCGATAACAATACCGATACCACCTAGTGGAAGGATCCACCATGCAATTTCACTTTTATCTGCAATTTGACCGGCATGTTCAACCGTAGAAACTACAGCAGACAGAGGACCAATCGCATTAGCTACGTCATTTGAGCCGTGAGCAAATGCCATTGCACAAGCGGTTACTACCATTAGTACGCTAAATACACTTTCAACACCGGCATAACCATTACTATCAACAGAAGAGCCGTCGTCTGTGTATTTACGTTGAATGTAGAAGTAACCTGCTACCATCACAAGTAGTGATACTACAAGTGACGCAACCCAAGCTTCACTGGTTGTTAAATGCAAACCAACGTGCTTTAGACCTTTCTTAATTGTTACTAGTGCAATGACCATCGCAGTAATAAACATGTAGACAGGAACAAAGCGCTTTGCATTTATCAGTGGAGTATCAGTGTCAAAAATTAATTTTTGGGCGCTGATAAATATTAGGTAAGCAAAAATACCTGCAATAAGAGGGGTAATTAACCAGCTACCAACAATACCTTGGATTGAATGCCAATCCACTGCATTAGTACCAACAGACACACACGCAAAACCGATAATTGCACCGATAATTGAGTGAGTTGTTGATACTGGCCAGCCCATATAAGAAGCGAGCAGTAGCCATGTACCAGCGGCAAGTAGCGCTGACATCATGCCGTATACCAGTACTTCAGGTTGGGCTGCGTAGAGTGAGGTATCGATAACACCTTTACGGATTGTATCTGTTACTTCACCACCAGCAAGATAAGCACCAGCGAATTCAAAAATCATCGCAATGATGATTGCTTGCTTCACAGTCAGTGCTTTTGAACCTACTGAAGTACCCATGGCATTGGCAACATCATTTGCACCAATACCAATCGCCATTAAAAGACCAAAAATAGCTGCCACTCCAATAATTAGAGTGCCGTAGTTAGCCAGGATTTCCATTGTAAAACCTTGTTTTGTTAATTCTCGTTATTAAGAACGCGAAAGCATAATCTCTAAACGCGAGCCTACACGCTGTGCTTGATCAGCAATCGCGCCTACCCACTCGAGAATCTTATACAGGAACATGACATCCACCGGGCTGTGTTGGTCTTCGATGGACATTAATTGTTGACGTAAGACAATCTGCATAGAATCAGTATCATCTTCGATAACATCTAGCTGATTAATCATTTCGGCAACAAGCGTCACTTCTCTGCCTTTGAAACCAGTCTCAAGAAGCTCATCCAATTCGTTAATTACACGGCGTGCTTGATCAGCAGCGTCTAAACAACGTTGAACGTAAGCGACAAAGTCTGGGTACATGATCGCAGGGATTTGTAGCTTACGACCTAAGACACGACCAGCGATATCTTTAGAGAGGTTAGCGAGTTTATCCTGCTGGGTTAACAGTCCTAACATGTCAGTACGATCTACTGGCATGAAAAGACCACGAGGAAGCTTCAGACGGATCTCACGCTTAAGCACATCCGCATCTTTTTCAAGTTGCGAGATCTGTTCGCGTAAAACTGCCGCCTTTTCCCAGTCTCCAGCATTACATGCTTCAAAGAATGGGATAAGCAAGTTACAACATTCAGTTACGCGAATAACGTGACGTTGCAGTGGTTTGATTGGGGATTTTGCAAAGAGCCCCATAATTGTATTTACTGGCATAGCCGATCAACCTAGAGAGCGCCCGAAAAAGGCTAAATCTTGAGCGATGGTCATTGAAGCGCGCATGTTAACGTATATGTGAGTATAGTGGAACTAATTTTGATCAAGGTTTTATCGATATTTCTGACTTGCCCTTAAGCGCAGAAGCAAATATCCTTGGATTGCCACTGTTTATAGGTATAACTATGGAAACCGAGATAGAACTGAAGTTTATCGTCTCACCAGAATTTTCTAGTCAATTATTGAACAAAATAACTGAAGCGAAAATTCTGCAGCAGAGCAGTCGAGAATTAGGCAATATTTACTTTGATACGCCAGACCAATTATTGCGTCAGCATGATATTGGCCTTCGGATACGTCGTTTTGACGATGTTTATGTACAAACATTAAAAACTGCAGGTCGGGTCGTTGCGGGGTTACACCAGCGTCCTGAGTATAATGTAGAAATTGATGGTGATGCGCCCACTTTGGCTTTACATCCAGCGGATGCGTGGCCAGAAGGTTTTGATGTTGATCTTGCTCAACAGCAAATTAAACCTTTATTCTCAACCGATTTCACCCGTCAGCAATGGTTAGTCGCCATGCCTGATGGAAGCCAGATTGAATTGGCCTATGATCATGGTGATGTCCATACTAATGGTAAATCATCGCCAATTTGTGAAGTTGAGTTAGAGCTTAAATCGGGTCAAACCGATGCTTTATTTACGCTTGCCCGTGAACTTTGCGCGGATGGTGGTATGCGATTAGGTAATTTGAGTAAAGCGGCTCGTGGCTACCGCTTAGCAGCAGATTATCAAGGTGATACACCAAAGCCTTTAACGCTGGTGGCAACGACTGAGCAAGATACGGTTGAATCGACGTTCATTAAAACGTTAGAGCATGCA is part of the Photobacterium angustum genome and harbors:
- a CDS encoding multifunctional CCA addition/repair protein, which encodes MQTYLVGGAVRDTLLNLTVTDKDWVVVGTTPEAMLAAGFEQIGSDFPVFLHPKTKQEHALARTERKSGHGYTGFVCYSAPDVTLEQDLQRRDLTINAIAQAPTGELIDPYHGQQDLHDKILRHVSPAFSEDPLRVLRVARFAARFAHLGFTVAPETIALMQEMVISGELESLTPERVWKEWEKSLSSDDPQVFLTVLRQCGALSVVMPEIDALFGVPQPEKWHPEIDCGIHTLLVAKKAAELTTDKTIRFAAQVHDLGKALSPKEDLPHHKTHCRDGIKPIKALCQRLRIPNDFRDLALLVCEQHTKIHYAEEMRADTFIKIFDQIDAWRKPDRVAQLATCCRADARGRTHFEQTPYQQADILQAVFKTALTVDVKAIVAAGFRGAEIREQLALKRTEAVAQYLKETRK
- a CDS encoding AAA family ATPase, with protein sequence MYQDFFGITEAPFSIVPSARFLYLSERHREALTHMLSGLTDGGGFGLLTGEVGTGKTTVLRAMISRLSHQTQVAVILNPALSAHDLLAAICDELGLHYQSDASFKQLTDIIYRHLIANHAEGRQTLLLVDEAQHLMPDVLEQLRLLTNLETDSRKLLKVVLIGQPELQQLLQQERLRQLAQRITSRYHLLPLTETEVSEYIHYRLTAVDCLYPVFDASSIKYIAKETQGIPRLINLVCDKSMQLACQAGTHQVTKTMAVQACEDILSWQVPVQSKARSKGAKTAASWLPWGVAMTLCSTLVIGVWHYWPLPVAPVASPIAPNHSSYAAVNLSAVETSSELQNQKITTALNPPENTQERLAKLIDASRKERTSMQTLYRLWGFDTALNQATCATSSRINLACFSGKATLAKLGLINRPVIVTLKDGAQKPFYAVLYAITDDRIELLLGKERISVTPKWFESRWGGQFSLLWRPPLGDKTSIRFGQNGPRVAWLDQQLNDFLGEESPRKGYFDQSILDKLRRFQRSQDLAADGIAGPMTLMVLDSAMNLPGPTLQPEHS
- a CDS encoding general secretion pathway protein GspB, producing the protein MSQLLDSLKQSDNKNTDQSEREAGQGTVKVVHPMRSVKAQKMSTSWAWPLVIALLPAASIVGYKFYQQAKYEQVQTTALSAPLKQVPQSQPSTSTYDQRVLQAPAESRQATVLSPNKDVVFLDYPQLVTEPLPVGDSLYSAAPAYQDYEVSTPTKPYSADASTDSYAPVTKPAAKQSGDQDPYQLDNLDLSGLSPKLAAQLKSAIVATDGESYQDNELDRSGDEVDAQPVVKASKQSQSKVIPIGLLPSSIQNQLPKMNFEQHIYSSAPAKRWVKVNGKELHEGDSIAPGVKLARIESRDVVLKFDGYEISMPALSEW
- a CDS encoding TIGR04211 family SH3 domain-containing protein encodes the protein MKYLISLCLLICAVITPVANAAQVRYISDNLFTYMHSGPGTQYRIIGSIDAGSKITLINTNKAAGFSQITDDRGRSGWVDSKFVSTEIGLKERVPALQTELTEVKAKLAEALTSSDSQNAGLKNTLAQRNTQINDLETRNNKLQSELSSSQDQIRELRAKIDTQKDDLLMKWFTYGGLVAGAGLLFGLVLPHLIPRRRKRNNGWA
- a CDS encoding inorganic phosphate transporter, with the protein product MEILANYGTLIIGVAAIFGLLMAIGIGANDVANAMGTSVGSKALTVKQAIIIAMIFEFAGAYLAGGEVTDTIRKGVIDTSLYAAQPEVLVYGMMSALLAAGTWLLLASYMGWPVSTTHSIIGAIIGFACVSVGTNAVDWHSIQGIVGSWLITPLIAGIFAYLIFISAQKLIFDTDTPLINAKRFVPVYMFITAMVIALVTIKKGLKHVGLHLTTSEAWVASLVVSLLVMVAGYFYIQRKYTDDGSSVDSNGYAGVESVFSVLMVVTACAMAFAHGSNDVANAIGPLSAVVSTVEHAGQIADKSEIAWWILPLGGIGIVIGLATLGHKVMATVGTGITELTPSRGFAAQLATASTVVLASGTGLPISTTQTLVGAVLGVGFARGIAALNLGVVRNIVASWVVTLPAGALLAVIFFYIMQAVFG
- a CDS encoding TIGR00153 family protein translates to MPVNTIMGLFAKSPIKPLQRHVIRVTECCNLLIPFFEACNAGDWEKAAVLREQISQLEKDADVLKREIRLKLPRGLFMPVDRTDMLGLLTQQDKLANLSKDIAGRVLGRKLQIPAIMYPDFVAYVQRCLDAADQARRVINELDELLETGFKGREVTLVAEMINQLDVIEDDTDSMQIVLRQQLMSIEDQHSPVDVMFLYKILEWVGAIADQAQRVGSRLEIMLSRS